Genomic DNA from Bacteroidota bacterium:
TTTATTGTAATAAATAGCATCCATTTTGTCTATTATACCTGATTTTATAAAAATAAAAAAGCCATTTCAAAATTGAAATGGCTTTAAATTTAATTTTGTTTGGTAATTTTACAATTTGTCAATACACTTTTTAATAGTAACAAAAGTATCTTCAATATCATTGTCTAAACCAACACTATATCGTACCAAACCAGGGCTAAGTCCCATTTCTTTTTGCTTGTCTTCAGGTATTTCCGAAGAAGTGCTTTTCCCTGAGTTGCTAAATATAGTTCTGAAATAACCAAGGCTAACTGCTAAGTAACCAACACCTTCGTCTTGCATCATGCTCATTAGTTTTGAGGCTTTTTCAGGGGTTTCTAAATCAATAGCAATCATACCACCAAAACCAAATTCTTCGTTCATCATTGATTTCATTAGTTGGTGTTGTTCGAATTCTTCCAAACCGGGATAATTTACAGAAATACCGGCTTCCTTAAATCTCTTAGCCATAATAGCAGCATTTTTACTATGCTGTTTCATTCTAATGTGAAGAGTAAAGAGATTCTTGTGAATACTTGATGATCTCATTGTGTCTAAAACTCCACCGAGAAGCATACTTGTGCCATCATTTAAATCAAGTAGAGAATCGATAAACTCTTTACTAGCACAAATTGCACCTGCTGTGGTGTCATTTTTTCCATTTATAAATTTTGTCATTGAATAAACAACAATGTCAGCACCTAATTGGAAAGGTGAAAATATCATAGGAGTAAAAGTATTGTCAACAACTAATTTGAGATTATTTGCTTTTGCAATTTTACTAAGCTCTGGTATGTCAGAAATCTGAAGCAATGGATTTGTCATTGTTTCAGTATAAATAATTTTTGTGTTGGGTTTAATAGCATTTTTAACTTTTTCCAAATCTGTAATATTTACAAAAGTAGTGTCGATGTTAAATTTCTGTAAATAATTTTTCATAAAAGCGTAAGAACCACCATAAGAAGTTTCTGTTGCTACAATATGGTCACCCGAGTTACAAATTTGTA
This window encodes:
- a CDS encoding aminotransferase class I/II-fold pyridoxal phosphate-dependent enzyme translates to MNKFDPAKNIEKTSQMGPFNGVNQPITDSATFCFNSGEDMLDTFQGEKEAFLYSRHWNPSNMTLCKALAAMEGTESAWVTGSGMAAITNAILQICNSGDHIVATETSYGGSYAFMKNYLQKFNIDTTFVNITDLEKVKNAIKPNTKIIYTETMTNPLLQISDIPELSKIAKANNLKLVVDNTFTPMIFSPFQLGADIVVYSMTKFINGKNDTTAGAICASKEFIDSLLDLNDGTSMLLGGVLDTMRSSSIHKNLFTLHIRMKQHSKNAAIMAKRFKEAGISVNYPGLEEFEQHQLMKSMMNEEFGFGGMIAIDLETPEKASKLMSMMQDEGVGYLAVSLGYFRTIFSNSGKSTSSEIPEDKQKEMGLSPGLVRYSVGLDNDIEDTFVTIKKCIDKL